The nucleotide sequence CACTGTACGGAcatgtaaattaattaattaaatagttaattgTTGACATATATCCATGGGGATGGGGATCttaattatgtatatgtgtaaattaattaattaattaattaattaatgcagtGAGAATGGGGCCCAAGTTATCGGAAACGGTGAAAGGGAAGTTGAGTCTGGGGGCGACAATCCTTCGGAAGGGCGGGAGGGAGAACATATTCAGGCACGTGTTCGGGATGAGGCGGGAGGAGGGGGAGAAGCTGCTCAAGGCCTCTCAGTGCTACCTCTTCACGACAGCCGGCCCCATCGCCGGCATCCTCTTCATCTCCACATTCAAGATCGCCTTCTGCAGCGAAAGGTCCattcccctcccctccccttcCGGACCACCCTTCCTCACCACTCGTTACAaggttaattatatatatatatacttttccTCTGCTCATCGATCCAcgatccatccatccatccatccatcttcaatttcatcatccatccatccatcactTCACTTCACTTCACTTCActtattgtgtgtgtgtgtgtgtgtacccTTTCGATTGATCGATTcactaattacatatatatgcatgttaaTGAAACAAAACAGGTTTCAATTCCAATAGAGAAGATTAAAAGAGCCGGCGAAAGCGAGAACGCGAACAAACCGGAAGACAAGTACGTAGAGATAGTGACAGAGGACGGGTTTGAGTTCTGGTTCATGGGATTCGTTCGCTATGAGAAAGCCATCACCAATCTGCACAAGGCCGTCTCCGGCGCCGGGACGGGGTGACAATATATAATGGCAGTGGggtatctatctatctatctatctatctatatattattgtaaaatgatgaaattagcGTGAGAGTGATGATGGATGAGAATCCTTTTAATTTGTAAgttgtaattttgataaatatatttgcttaatatatatatatatttgatgatgatgagtcAGCTTATCCCCTGCCTGGTGCCTGCCTGCCTGCGGGCTGCAGCTGCGAGAGC is from Diospyros lotus cultivar Yz01 chromosome 2, ASM1463336v1, whole genome shotgun sequence and encodes:
- the LOC127795899 gene encoding GEM-like protein 4 isoform X1 gives rise to the protein MRVCLRERASERSRERERELEDRGSLMATKYDDYDDEYLTRPYEDDDDELLRQLRGSNTTAAVTPERISSVSEPATVCHSPSSSSSSLSPSRSSVEDPVGGGGVGGGKKKKKKQQLGRKSHSFAYRIREHLRMGPKLSETVKGKLSLGATILRKGGRENIFRHVFGMRREEGEKLLKASQCYLFTTAGPIAGILFISTFKIAFCSERSIPLPSPSGPPFLTTRYKVSIPIEKIKRAGESENANKPEDKYVEIVTEDGFEFWFMGFVRYEKAITNLHKAVSGAGTG
- the LOC127795899 gene encoding GEM-like protein 1 isoform X2 — protein: MRVCLRERASERSRERERELEDRGSLMATKYDDYDDEYLTRPYEDDDDELLRQLRGSNTTAAVTPERISSVSEPATVCHSPSSSSSSLSPSRSSVEDPVGGGGVGGGKKKKKKQQLGRKSHSFAYRIREHCTDIENGAQVIGNGEREVESGGDNPSEGREGEHIQARVRDEAGGGGEAAQGLSVLPLHDSRPHRRHPLHLHIQDRLLQRKVSIPIEKIKRAGESENANKPEDKYVEIVTEDGFEFWFMGFVRYEKAITNLHKAVSGAGTG
- the LOC127795899 gene encoding GEM-like protein 4 isoform X3; the protein is MPQSLLLLILPFPKQIKGISVKHANLGVEDPVGGGGVGGGKKKKKKQQLGRKSHSFAYRIREHLRMGPKLSETVKGKLSLGATILRKGGRENIFRHVFGMRREEGEKLLKASQCYLFTTAGPIAGILFISTFKIAFCSERSIPLPSPSGPPFLTTRYKVSIPIEKIKRAGESENANKPEDKYVEIVTEDGFEFWFMGFVRYEKAITNLHKAVSGAGTG